The Euphorbia lathyris chromosome 3, ddEupLath1.1, whole genome shotgun sequence genome contains a region encoding:
- the LOC136224291 gene encoding calcium uniporter protein 4, mitochondrial-like: protein MALRKLFSKHLSGSYTAVSLQHSPISSPASLKPTVPPNAAKSNFHKEYLNPPESSQRGFFRRFLHRRSINQLPKFLSMPIREKLNERLKSITGDGICFDGLALSPPAKESEATDLNCFRISVEEARKILRLSQMEKLKLKLRQIGETSIQYHEFVQICVEECGNEIEGVEFAKTLDQCGNVIVLGSIVFLRPEQVAKSIQNIITQSIVCPDNSKREQLKEMELQKAMIDKKARAQVRVELYCGLGFLMVQTLGFMRLTFWELSWDVMEPICYFVTSIHFGLAYMFFLRTCIEPSFEGYFQRRLKTKQKKLMEIHNFDLRKYNKLRKAFYPDQDYNYPYSHFYKPGNGV from the exons atGGCCCTTCGTAAATTGTTCTCGAAGCATCTCTCAGGAAGTTACACGGCAGTGTCTCTTCAACATTCTCCAATCTCTTCCCCTGCCTCATTAAAACCCACAGTACCCCCAAATGCAGCCAAATCAAACTTCCACAAAGAGTATCTCAACCCGCCGGAATCCTCACAGAGAGGATTTTTCCGTCGTTTCCTTCACCGGAGATCAATTAACCAGCTGCCTAAGTTCCTTTCCATGCCTATCAGGGAGAAGCTGAACGAGAGACTCAAAAGCATCACTGGAGATGGAATCTGCTTCGATGGACTAGCTCTTTCGCCTCCCGCGAAGGAATCAGAGGCTACAGATCTAAATTGTTTCAGAATATCAGTTGAAGAAGCTAGGAAAATCTTGAGGCTGTCTCAGATGGAGAAACTGAAATTGAAGCTTAGGCAGATTGGGGAAACCTCAATTCAATATCATGAGTTCGTTCAGATCTGTGTTGAGGAGTGTGGAAACGAAATAGAAGGTGTTGAGTTTGCTAAGACGTTGGATCAGTGTGGAAATGTGATCGTTCTTGGGAGTATTGTGTTCCTCCGCCCGGAGCAG GTGGCTAAATCAATTCAGAACATAATTACCCAGTCAATAGTATGTCCTGATAACTCAAAAAGGGAGCAATTGAAAGAAATGGAGCTGCAAAAGGCCATGATAGACAAAAAGGCTCGAGCACAGGTTCGAGTAGAGCTATATTGTGGACTTGGGTTCTTAATGGTTCAAACACTTGGGTTCATGAGGCTAACATTTTGGGAACTCAGCTGGGATGTTATGGAAcctatttgttattttgtaaccTCTATTCACTTTGGCCTTGCATATATGTTCTTCTTGAGAACCTGCATTGAGCCTTCGTTTGAGGGCTATTTTCAGCGCCGATTAAAGACAAAGCAGAAGAAACTTATGGAAATTCATAATTTTGATCTTCGTAAATATAATAAACTCCGAAAAGCTTTTTATCCGGACCAGGACTACAACTATCCTTACTCCCATTTTTATAAACCCGGAAATGGAGTTTGA